The sequence below is a genomic window from Planctomycetota bacterium.
GAGGTCGAGGCGCGCGTGCGCAGCCACCCGGCGGTGGTCACGACGATGTCGTCCTCCGGGGGGTCGTTCCTGGGGCAGGTGAATCGCGGCGACGTGTACGTTCGCATCCGCCCGCACGAGGAGCGGCTGTTCTCGCTCGGGCGCCTGTGGCGAGAAACACTGCGAGGACGCCCGCTGGACGCGTTCCGGGGGAACTACACGCAGTCCGACGTGATGCAGGATCTTCGCCGGCGGCTGCGCGACCTGCCCGACCTCCGCGCGAGCGTGCGCCCGTTCGCCGCGTTCAACATCGGTGGCGGCAACTTCGACATCGACATCGCCATCCGCGGGCCCGAGCTGGAGCGTCTCGCCGAGTACACCGAGGCGCTGCGCGTGCGGGCGCGCGAGATCGGGGGCATGCCCGACGCCGACACGACGCTGAAGCTCGACACGCCCGAGCTGCGGGTGCAACTGGACCGTGATCGAGCGGCGGACCTGGGCGTTTCGCCGCGCGACCTCGGCACGGCCCTGCGCCTGCTCGTGGGCGGCGACGACGAGGTCACGCGCTTCCGCGACGAGAGCGTGAACGAGGAGTACGACGTGCAACTCCGCCTGGCGCGTGGGGATCGCGCGGACCCGGGCGACCTGCCCCGCCTGCTCGTGCCCGCGGCGAACGTGCCGGGCGGGGTGGTGGAGCTGCGCTCGCTGGCCTCGCTCGAGCCCGCGCAGGCGGCGGCGCGCATCGACCGGCTTGACCGGGTGCGGGCCGCGAACGTGCGATCGTCGGTGGGCCCGGGCTTTGCGCTGGCGGACCGGCTGGCGGCGCTGCGCGCCGAGATCGCGGCGTTGAACATGCCGCCGGACTACACGGTGCGGATCCTGGGGCGCGGGCGCGAGCTGGAGCGGACGTTCCGCGAGTTTCTGATCGCGTTCGCGCTCTCGATCGTGTTCATGTACATGATCCTGGCGTCGAACTACGAGAGCTACCTGCACCCGTTCACGATCCTGCTGTCGATCCCGCTGTCCGTGCCCTTCGCGTTCGTCTCGCTGTGGGCCATGGGCGAGTCGCTGAATCTCTACTCGGCGCTGGGGATCCTCGTGCTGTTCGGCATCGTGAAGAAGAACTCGATTCTGCAGGTGGATCACATCAACGCGTTGCATTCGCAGGGTGTGCCGATCGAAGAGGCCGTGCTGCGGGGCAGCCGTGATCGCCTGCGCCCGATCCTGATGACAACGCTCGCGCTGGTCGGCGGGATGCTCCCGCTGGCGCTGGGGACGGGTCCGGGCGCGGAAGAGCGTCGGGCGATCGCGGTCGTGGTCATCGGCGGGCAGATGCTCTCGCTGGCGATCACGCTGCTCGTGACGCCCGTGGCGCACCTGCTGCTGCACCGCGCGTTCGCGCGACGGCCGCGGGTGCTCGTGCCGACGGAGCGCGCCGCGGCGTGAGGCGGCGCGGCGTCGATCGGCCACGGCCGGCGGTCGCTCAGCGCCCGCCCGCGGGCGCGAGCGAGAGTGCGGCGGTGCTCCCTCCATCCCCCCGGGCCGACGGGCGGGCGACGACCCGCTCAGAACTTGGCGGTGAACCAGACGCCGAAATAGTCCACATCGCGCCCGCCGGCGTCCCGGACGACCTCGCCCTTGAAGAAGTGCGCGTAGCTCGCCGAAAGGGTCAGGTTCCGGTTGATGGCCCAATCGGCCACCAGCGACAAAGTGCTGCCCACGAACCGGCCGTCCGATGCCGTCGCCGGGATTACCAGCCCGACGGGGGAGAACACGGCGTCGTCGGTGCTGTACCTGAAGAAGACGTCCCACCCCGCAGTCACGGTGACTGAATCGAGCGGGCGCACGGTGAGCGTCGGGTGGATGTCGAAGAAGTTGAAGGGGGCGAGCAGGTTCGCGTCGCTGAAGTAGTTGTTCCGGGGGAAGAGCGGGTTGAACGTCGCGAGGCGATCATCGCCCGGGTCGTCGTCGCCGCTGGCGACGTTGAGCTTGAGGCCCAGTCGGGGCTTCCAGGCGGCGTTCTCGAACGTGTACCCGGTGTTGCTGGCGACGGTCCATGCGAGGATGTCCTGCGAAGAGCCCGCGAGGTCGAAATCGCCGAACTGGACGACGGCTTCGGTGTCGTGGTCCCAGCCGCGGGCGCGCCCCCACAGGCGCGCGCCGAAGGAGTGGCGCAGTTCCTCGCCGACGCCGCTCTGGAAACGGGTGTTCTCGCGATGCAGGCCGAGGTAGTAGACGTCCAGCCCCCGGCGTGATTCAGGGCCGAGCGGGATCGCGGAGTAGAGGCCCCAGAAAGTCGAGTTGTCGTCCTGGCCGTCGTTGAACAGCCCGATCTTGTGGTCGGTGGGGCGGACGAGGAAGGCGTCGAAGGTCAGGCGCTGGGTGTGCAGCGTGGCCCGGACGCCGTCGAACGCAAGCCGCGCGTTCGTGGGCTCTCGTGAGGTGACCAGCCGGTACGACCCGAAGCCCATCTCTTGACGGCCGGCGCGGAGCGCGAAGGACGTGTCTCCCGTGGCGACGGCGGCGGGGCGCGTGTCGCCCAGGATGACCTCGCCGAACGCCT
It includes:
- a CDS encoding alginate export family protein encodes the protein MFYATHTNARLALCFAAAFALSQHAAAPRARAQSPAAAASAPSQPAPPPKPPPFRLFRYDEDYSYLADPARRTSPLDSLKYIPLDDSGDITLSLGGEARSRYEYSSAPFFGLRAPGHDDFFLQRFLLHSDLRVGERDGLHGRAFVQLLSGLVAGEEFSKPGNQDNALDVQQAFGEVILGDTRPAAVATGDTSFALRAGRQEMGFGSYRLVTSREPTNARLAFDGVRATLHTQRLTFDAFLVRPTDHKIGLFNDGQDDNSTFWGLYSAIPLGPESRRGLDVYYLGLHRENTRFQSGVGEELRHSFGARLWGRARGWDHDTEAVVQFGDFDLAGSSQDILAWTVASNTGYTFENAAWKPRLGLKLNVASGDDDPGDDRLATFNPLFPRNNYFSDANLLAPFNFFDIHPTLTVRPLDSVTVTAGWDVFFRYSTDDAVFSPVGLVIPATASDGRFVGSTLSLVADWAINRNLTLSASYAHFFKGEVVRDAGGRDVDYFGVWFTAKF